The Desulfovibrio piger DNA segment TGAGCGTGCTGCCGTCCTCAACGGCCTCATCCAGCGTCCAGACGGCCTCCCGGGGATGACGCAGATCCTCCACCACGCCCGCGATCTGGAGCAGCTCCAGCCGCGAGGCATAGCCGCTCTCGCTGACGATGATCTGCACCTCGGCCGTGCCGGACATGATGACCGGCACGGAAAGCTCGTGCGTAGTGGCCTGACCCAGCACGCTTTTGGCCTTGTAGAACGGGGCGTGGTTGCCGTAGGCGAACAGCACAGGCTTGCCGCCCTCTTCCAGCGGCTCGGCCCAGACGCCGAACTCGCGTATCCAGAAGCCGCCCTCCGTGGCCGGGATGACGATATGCGCCCAACAGACGTTGGGGTCCTCCGCATCCTGGCTCAGGCTGTCGATGGGGCGGCGGTAGACCTCATGCACGAGATCCACGGCATCGTCGGCGGGCACGGGGACCTCGCCGTTGCCGTCGCCCACCGCGATGACGCTGAGGCGGATGGGCTTGCCGGCAGCGTGGGCCGCGGCCTCCAGCACGGCCCCGGCTTTGGTGAGCAGGCAGTAATACTCAGGGGTGTCGGTGGCGACACCGGGGACGGTCTGGGTATCCTCCAGACCGCCGGGAACTGTAGCTAGGGCTTGGGGCATACGATACTCCGGCTTTGTGAGATGATGGCAAAAGCGATGCGGCCGCGCAGAGCAGGGACAGGCCGGGGCGGCGTCCAGGGCCGGATGACGCTCCGGGAGTAGCGCGTGCTGCCCAGCCCCACATGGACGCGTCCGGACGGCACCGGCTTGGGGGGAAACCAGAGGCGCACCCGGTTCATGGTCCGCATGATCCCGGCCACAGCGATGCTGACAGGCAGGGGCCGGGTGGTGACGGTCTCCAGACAGTCCAGCCAGCTGCGGACGTTTTTGTAGTCAAAGATCAGCCGCATGGCGTCGGTCACACCGGTCTCATCCAGACCGGCATCGCTGACATCGAGGCGCACGCGAAAAAAGTACGGACGCCCCTCATACTCCCACCACTGGCGGATGACCGTGGGCAGGCGCAGGGCCGTCTCCAAGGCCGTGCGCACGGCCCAGGGCGTGCCCCGGCGCCGGTGCAGCAGCAGGCTGCCCGCGATGAGCTGGCGTTTGGCCGCCACGTCCACGGCGGTCTCGTAGCCCTCCACATGGAGCTGCCACGCCAGATGATCCAGCACAGCCTCCGGGAGGCTGGTCAGCCCACCGGACAATGCGGCCAGCCGCGACAAAGGGGAGAGCATGGGCACGGAGACGGCGGACCCTGTGTCATGCGCGAGGCGGGCGTACAGCAGCACACCCGGGATGGCGCGCGTCGTCGCATCCAGCACGGTGTCCAGCGCGGCAGCGGCGGCGCGGATGGAGGGATCGCCGCTCAGGGAATCGGGCAGCAGCTCGCGGAAGGGCGTCGATCCAAGTCGGCGGGCCATCACTCATCCTCCAGCCCGCCGAACAGCAGGGAAATCTCGGTCTCGCGGGCCACCTGCGTGGCCTCCAGTGCACGAAAGGCCGGGGAATCCAGCTCCACGCGCTTGGCTCCGGCGGCCTGCACGGCGGCGATGAGCCGCGTGGGGTTGATGTCGCGACCGGGCTGGGAGCGCTGCCACAGCCGCCAGTCCTCAACAGCCTGGGCCACGGCGGCCGTCACCCCGGAGAGCAGCACGGCATCGCTGCGGCGCAGATACCAGCGCCCGGACACGGCATAGTCCACGGTCTCAGGCGCGGCCACATCCACCCTGTCGGTAAGGGGCCGCACGGTCTCGTCGGACAGGGCCTCGCGCACCATCGAGATCATGGCCTCGTCAGGCAGCTCGCCACCGGCCAGCACAAAGCGCACGTCCACCACGCCCGGCTCCGGGGAGGTGACGGACACGGCCCCGATGTCGGCGCTCACGGCCAGCACGCGGGCCTCGTAGGCGCCGGTGCTGCCC contains these protein-coding regions:
- a CDS encoding phage tail protein I — translated: MARRLGSTPFRELLPDSLSGDPSIRAAAAALDTVLDATTRAIPGVLLYARLAHDTGSAVSVPMLSPLSRLAALSGGLTSLPEAVLDHLAWQLHVEGYETAVDVAAKRQLIAGSLLLHRRRGTPWAVRTALETALRLPTVIRQWWEYEGRPYFFRVRLDVSDAGLDETGVTDAMRLIFDYKNVRSWLDCLETVTTRPLPVSIAVAGIMRTMNRVRLWFPPKPVPSGRVHVGLGSTRYSRSVIRPWTPPRPVPALRGRIAFAIISQSRSIVCPKP
- a CDS encoding phage tail protein — protein: MPQALATVPGGLEDTQTVPGVATDTPEYYCLLTKAGAVLEAAAHAAGKPIRLSVIAVGDGNGEVPVPADDAVDLVHEVYRRPIDSLSQDAEDPNVCWAHIVIPATEGGFWIREFGVWAEPLEEGGKPVLFAYGNHAPFYKAKSVLGQATTHELSVPVIMSGTAEVQIIVSESGYASRLELLQIAGVVEDLRHPREAVWTLDEAVEDGSTLTLPEGVAYLPGEHLLDVFWDGVACYPGQQYEEISSADALESTAIRLLFAAPAGSEMRVLVRAHSIQPRLEGVEVPEGIAERVDALETRLEDVAANVAYIDKPSHE